The Prevotella melaninogenica ATCC 25845 genome includes a window with the following:
- a CDS encoding NAD(+) synthase has product MKHGLIKVAAAIPAVKVADTKFNLIETEKQIAIAEGQGVEIIVFPELSITGYTCQDLFQQQLLLDDTEQAVIELLEFTRQLDITVIVGAPVAVGALLLNCALVIQQGKLLGIVAKTFLPNYSEFYEKRWFASSQDLRPQHIRFAGNNIRVTPELQIFRTSEGATFAIEICEDVWAPTPPSNHLALAGAEIIFNLSTSDELIGKHTYLKSLLAQQSARTISGYVYSSSGFGESTQDVVFGGNALIFENGSLVKQSERFQLDPQLVISEIDIENLRSERRTNSTFVNAQRPVASGLAGVTGQIDELALHVDCLPPLKPMREFTLTREFDQHPFIPKTENMQEACDEIYNIQVSGLAKRLVHTNCKSAIIGISGGLDSTLALLVVVKTFDKLGLDRKGIVGVTMPGFGTTGRTYKNAMALMERLGITIREIDIKASVLQHFKDIGHAPEVHDSTYENAQARERTQILMDLSNQMNGLVIGTGDLSELALGWCTYNGDHMSMYAVNAGVPKTLTQYLVRYAADTTKDENVRKTLIDIVETPISPELKPADDKGEIAQKTEDLVGPYELHDFFLYYVLRCGFRPSKIYWMAQNAFRGVYPDSVILHWMRIFFRRFFSQQFKRSCLPDGPKVGSVSLSPRGDWRMPSDAMSTNWLNELEGLS; this is encoded by the coding sequence ATGAAACACGGACTTATAAAGGTGGCTGCAGCTATTCCTGCAGTGAAGGTTGCAGATACAAAGTTCAACCTTATAGAAACAGAAAAGCAGATTGCTATTGCAGAAGGTCAGGGTGTAGAGATTATCGTTTTCCCAGAGCTTTCAATAACGGGTTACACCTGTCAGGACCTTTTCCAGCAGCAACTTCTTCTTGACGATACTGAGCAGGCTGTCATCGAGCTGCTCGAATTTACTCGCCAATTAGATATCACCGTCATTGTCGGTGCACCTGTAGCTGTGGGAGCATTGCTCCTTAATTGCGCATTGGTCATTCAACAAGGAAAACTCTTAGGCATCGTAGCAAAGACCTTCCTACCTAACTACAGCGAGTTCTATGAGAAACGATGGTTTGCATCTTCACAAGACTTGCGTCCACAGCACATTCGCTTTGCAGGGAATAATATTCGAGTGACACCAGAGTTGCAGATTTTCCGCACATCTGAGGGGGCTACCTTTGCCATAGAAATCTGTGAGGATGTATGGGCACCAACACCACCGAGCAATCATCTTGCCTTGGCAGGTGCGGAGATTATCTTCAATCTTTCTACCAGCGACGAACTCATCGGAAAGCACACTTACTTGAAGTCACTGCTTGCCCAGCAAAGCGCACGCACTATCAGCGGGTACGTTTATAGTAGTAGTGGCTTTGGTGAGAGTACGCAGGATGTTGTCTTTGGCGGAAATGCATTGATTTTTGAGAATGGCTCACTTGTTAAGCAGTCAGAGCGTTTTCAGCTTGACCCACAGTTAGTTATATCTGAAATTGATATTGAAAATTTACGTAGCGAACGTCGTACCAATAGTACCTTTGTCAACGCGCAACGTCCTGTTGCGTCAGGATTAGCTGGTGTTACTGGTCAGATTGATGAACTCGCCTTGCACGTAGATTGCTTGCCACCGCTCAAGCCTATGCGTGAGTTTACGCTGACACGCGAGTTCGACCAGCATCCTTTTATTCCTAAGACAGAGAATATGCAGGAGGCTTGCGATGAAATCTATAATATTCAGGTGAGTGGATTGGCAAAGAGGTTGGTACATACTAATTGCAAATCAGCAATTATTGGTATTAGCGGTGGACTTGATTCCACCCTTGCCCTCCTTGTCGTTGTCAAGACCTTTGATAAGCTTGGACTTGATCGTAAGGGAATTGTAGGCGTTACCATGCCAGGGTTCGGAACAACAGGACGAACCTATAAGAATGCTATGGCACTCATGGAGCGTCTTGGTATCACGATTCGTGAGATTGATATTAAAGCCTCTGTTTTGCAGCATTTTAAGGATATTGGTCATGCCCCAGAGGTACACGATTCTACTTATGAGAACGCACAAGCTCGTGAGCGTACGCAGATTTTGATGGATTTGAGTAATCAGATGAACGGACTTGTCATTGGTACGGGCGACCTTAGCGAACTTGCCTTGGGATGGTGTACCTATAATGGCGACCACATGAGTATGTATGCCGTGAATGCAGGTGTGCCAAAGACGCTGACGCAATATCTTGTGCGTTATGCTGCTGACACAACTAAGGATGAAAATGTACGTAAGACATTGATAGACATCGTGGAAACTCCAATCTCACCAGAGCTAAAACCTGCTGATGATAAGGGAGAAATTGCACAGAAGACAGAAGACCTTGTTGGTCCTTACGAGCTTCACGATTTCTTCCTCTATTATGTTCTTCGCTGCGGTTTCCGCCCTTCAAAAATCTATTGGATGGCGCAGAATGCCTTTCGTGGTGTTTACCCCGACAGCGTCATTCTTCATTGGATGCGCATCTTCTTCCGTAGGTTCTTCTCTCAGCAATTCAAACGTTCATGCTTGCCAGACGGACCAAAGGTGGGCAGCGTGAGCCTTTCGCCACGTGGCGACTGGAGAATGCCTTCTGATGCAATGTCAACCAACTGGCTAAACGAGTTGGAAGGACTGTCATGA
- a CDS encoding DUF2027 domain-containing protein, whose amino-acid sequence MKIGDKVRFLSSTGGGVIAGFKGKIVLVEDEDGFQIPTVASEVVVVEDAATDRAKLRIDQQQRKMEKGEDTRSIKQRLTATGAEEEEVGEDWRDVDADIEPHDDPSVNFEAPVRERVGGDELSIYLAFTPTDIKNLTTTHFKSYLVNDSNNYVHFSYSLKQEDKWVLKAVGELEPNMKLLIEDFTLADLNDMLQGCVQLHSYKKDKPFALKPTCDLQVKIDAVKFYKLNTFHESVFFEQPALIYTLIEKDKPAQHPMLEPLTRKAEDEATEKLKVGYSSPSRLSEEEIDKKTEELAKRYKFERKKPAKQILSDDKIIIDLHADELLETTAGMTAADILEYQLDVFRRTLEQYKAHRGKKLIFIHGKGEGVLRHAIIHELNYKYKHYSYQDASFREYGYGATQVTIK is encoded by the coding sequence ATGAAAATAGGTGATAAAGTTAGATTTTTAAGCTCTACTGGTGGTGGAGTCATTGCAGGTTTCAAAGGTAAAATTGTTTTGGTTGAAGACGAAGATGGTTTTCAGATTCCAACAGTAGCCAGTGAGGTTGTTGTTGTTGAAGATGCCGCTACTGACCGTGCAAAACTGCGTATCGACCAGCAGCAACGTAAGATGGAGAAAGGCGAGGATACTCGCAGTATCAAGCAACGTCTGACCGCTACAGGCGCTGAAGAAGAGGAAGTAGGGGAGGATTGGCGTGATGTTGATGCAGACATAGAACCGCATGATGACCCTTCCGTTAATTTTGAAGCTCCAGTGAGAGAACGTGTTGGTGGTGATGAATTGTCTATTTACCTTGCTTTCACACCTACCGATATAAAGAACCTCACGACTACGCACTTCAAGTCTTATCTTGTCAACGATTCAAATAATTATGTTCATTTCTCCTACTCTTTAAAGCAGGAAGATAAGTGGGTATTGAAGGCTGTTGGCGAATTGGAACCAAATATGAAGTTGCTGATAGAGGACTTCACGCTTGCCGACCTCAACGATATGTTGCAGGGATGTGTTCAACTTCACAGTTATAAGAAGGATAAGCCTTTCGCACTCAAGCCTACTTGTGATCTTCAGGTAAAGATTGATGCCGTGAAGTTCTATAAGCTCAATACTTTCCACGAAAGTGTCTTCTTCGAGCAGCCAGCATTGATATACACGTTGATTGAGAAGGATAAGCCTGCCCAGCACCCGATGTTGGAACCTTTGACAAGAAAGGCAGAGGACGAAGCTACTGAGAAGCTAAAGGTGGGATATTCTTCCCCAAGCCGTCTGTCAGAAGAAGAGATTGACAAGAAGACGGAGGAACTTGCCAAGCGTTATAAGTTTGAGCGTAAGAAGCCAGCTAAACAGATTCTTAGCGATGACAAAATTATCATAGACCTTCATGCTGACGAATTGCTTGAGACAACAGCGGGTATGACAGCGGCAGATATTCTTGAATATCAATTAGATGTCTTCCGTCGTACGCTCGAACAATATAAGGCGCATCGTGGCAAGAAACTCATCTTCATTCATGGGAAGGGCGAAGGCGTATTGCGCCATGCAATCATTCATGAACTTAATTATAAATACAAACATTATTCTTACCAAGATGCTTCTTTCCGTGAATACGGCTACGGAGCTACTCAGGTAACAATTAAATAA
- a CDS encoding S-adenosylmethionine:tRNA ribosyltransferase-isomerase: MSEDTKHISISDYNYPLPDERIAKFPLTERDHSKLLLYKHGDVSEDIFYNLPEYLPKGALMVFNNTKVIQARMHFRKETGALIEVFLMEPAQPTDYELMFQTNHECAWLCMVGNLKKWKEGALKRAFEIKGQKLTLTATMDRSKVQEQAGGTNHWIQFEWDNTNISFAEILEAVGELPIPPYLNRATEESDKETYQTVYSKIKGSVAAPTAGLHFTDKVLKALDEHGVDREELTLHVGAGTFKPVKSQEIEGHNMHTEFVVVRRQTLEKLLKHNCHAVAVGTTSVRTLESLYYMGVKLVLSPETAEKDLHVNQWEPYDLPHNEEGLVVVNGKVITAEDSIRHLLAYLDKDGLNVLHSSTQIIIAPGYTYKIVKALVTNFHQPQSTLLLLVSAFLKGDWRKVYDYALSHDFRFLSYGDSSLLIP, translated from the coding sequence ATGTCTGAAGATACAAAACATATTAGCATTTCTGATTACAACTATCCACTCCCTGATGAGCGCATCGCCAAATTTCCGTTGACAGAGCGCGACCATAGTAAGCTGTTGCTTTATAAGCATGGTGATGTATCGGAGGACATTTTTTATAATCTTCCTGAATATTTGCCTAAGGGTGCGTTGATGGTTTTCAATAATACGAAAGTCATTCAAGCACGTATGCACTTCCGCAAGGAGACGGGAGCACTCATAGAGGTGTTTCTTATGGAACCAGCACAGCCAACAGATTATGAATTGATGTTTCAAACAAATCATGAGTGTGCATGGCTTTGTATGGTTGGCAACCTTAAGAAGTGGAAGGAAGGTGCACTAAAGCGTGCATTTGAAATCAAAGGGCAGAAGCTGACACTCACCGCGACAATGGACCGCAGTAAGGTTCAAGAGCAAGCTGGTGGAACTAATCACTGGATTCAATTTGAGTGGGATAATACAAACATATCATTTGCTGAGATTCTTGAAGCCGTAGGTGAATTGCCTATTCCTCCATATCTTAACCGTGCTACAGAGGAAAGTGATAAAGAAACTTATCAAACCGTATATTCAAAGATTAAAGGTTCAGTGGCAGCGCCTACAGCTGGACTTCACTTTACCGATAAAGTACTGAAAGCCTTGGATGAACATGGTGTTGATCGTGAGGAACTTACACTTCATGTGGGAGCCGGAACTTTCAAACCAGTGAAGAGTCAGGAGATTGAGGGTCATAATATGCACACGGAGTTTGTTGTTGTTCGTCGTCAGACCTTAGAGAAACTTCTAAAGCATAATTGCCATGCTGTTGCTGTAGGAACAACAAGTGTTAGAACACTGGAAAGCCTTTATTATATGGGTGTTAAGTTGGTGTTGTCTCCAGAAACGGCAGAGAAAGACCTTCATGTCAATCAATGGGAACCATATGACTTACCACATAATGAAGAAGGATTGGTAGTAGTGAATGGTAAGGTGATAACTGCGGAGGATTCTATTCGTCATTTGCTTGCCTATTTGGATAAAGACGGATTAAATGTGTTACATTCAAGTACCCAGATTATCATTGCTCCAGGTTATACTTATAAGATAGTCAAGGCACTCGTAACTAATTTTCATCAACCACAATCAACGTTGTTGCTCTTAGTAAGTGCTTTTTTAAAGGGCGATTGGCGTAAGGTTTATGATTATGCCCTCAGCCATGACTTCCGTTTCCTTAGCTATGGAGATTCTTCATTATTGATACCATAG
- a CDS encoding phosphatase PAP2 family protein, which produces MNLDVFRELDKSILLAFNGGDNLFIDYFVLTVTNAFTWIPLYASLLYLVIKNNENWQKIILVIGTVALGLLIVNGLNLGIVKPLVARPRPLNNPDLQGIVVAVNHYMADGYSFFSSHTANAFVIAVFFCLLVRDRIFSILMIAWSIMVSLTRPYLGVHYPSDVFVGMIFGSSVAVFIYFLYLRIYIRFSDKLHYISTKYTRTGYSFADIDVVISVLILSFIYAAFRAVLSI; this is translated from the coding sequence ATGAATTTAGACGTATTTAGAGAACTTGATAAATCAATTTTACTCGCTTTCAATGGAGGCGATAACCTTTTTATTGATTATTTTGTTCTTACAGTGACCAATGCTTTTACATGGATTCCTCTTTATGCGTCTTTGCTTTATTTGGTTATAAAGAATAATGAGAACTGGCAAAAGATAATACTTGTTATTGGAACTGTGGCATTGGGGCTTCTTATCGTAAATGGTTTAAATCTTGGTATTGTTAAGCCACTTGTAGCCCGACCACGTCCTCTCAATAATCCAGACTTACAGGGAATTGTTGTGGCTGTAAACCATTATATGGCTGATGGTTATAGCTTTTTCTCGTCACATACTGCTAATGCCTTTGTGATAGCAGTATTCTTCTGTTTATTGGTACGTGACCGTATCTTTTCTATCTTAATGATTGCATGGAGCATTATGGTATCCCTAACACGTCCATATCTTGGTGTTCATTATCCTTCTGACGTATTTGTTGGAATGATATTTGGCTCAAGCGTCGCTGTTTTCATTTATTTTTTATACCTTCGCATTTATATTCGTTTTAGTGACAAATTACACTATATTTCGACAAAATATACGCGAACAGGTTACAGCTTTGCAGATATAGACGTTGTTATTAGTGTACTTATATTGTCATTTATTTATGCGGCTTTTCGGGCCGTCTTATCAATATAA
- a CDS encoding BatD family protein, with translation MKRYIILFLSLMSVCVLQAQRVRVAAPKQVTVGEEFQVEYVVYTQDVRRFQLGRLSSGLEKVFGPATSSQSNYQFIDGHASSSSSVSFTYVFIATKKGNVNIGPAHIFVNDQELASTPVKILATTGSHSATNGGYYDSRTDSRAAAAKITANDLFIKVSANKTTVYEQEPVLLTYKVYTTKNLRQLIGKMPDLVGFHVQEVDLPQQKTFHKERIGKRLYNCVTWSQYVMYPQMTGTLQVPPLTFHGIIQESNGFNPFEAFGIDGGSTNFKKDIVAPGLAVKVLPLPNRPTDFSGGVGHFNLSAQLNKKEVKAGNPITIRVVVSGVGNLKLIKKPIIQIPKGFESFDIKTTDKTQLTTKGAEGNMVYDQVVIPHQEGLVAIPPVKFCYYDLAQKKYVTLQTEPMELKVSRGDGSSKDILSVDLPNEDILPLKIGDSSLDKVGNFFFGSVTYYIILLLLLGVGGALSFYYRDRFAHRVDMVLKRGKNANRVASSRLHAAELLMLKNKNLDFYDEVLKTLWGYASDKLNLPVESLSRDNIREQFSKINVPFEVIDNYISAIDECEYERYAPGDEKGNMKRTLDAAMKAIADMEETVKKLKPSSKKTFSFFFLIICMSIFSLQLSAQTKADVDKLYQKGNYMQAVKGYEKLLKQGESAALYYNLGNSYYRLDNIPHAVLSYERAQRLAPSDEDIRFNLQLAQSKTIDNLTPEPEMFFITWYKALVNYLSVDMWAILSLVCLFISILALVVYLFVDIEFLRKLSKVVLPVFFFLFIINTFFAIQQVYLLDSESHGIIMTPSAVVRKTPDQKSAEAFILHEGSKVRITDNSMSQWTEIKLSDGRQGWIKAENVEAI, from the coding sequence ATGAAACGATATATAATTTTATTTCTGTCACTAATGAGTGTTTGTGTTTTACAAGCACAACGTGTTCGGGTGGCTGCACCAAAACAAGTGACAGTGGGCGAGGAGTTTCAGGTTGAATACGTCGTATACACCCAAGATGTTCGTAGATTTCAATTGGGAAGATTATCAAGTGGACTTGAGAAAGTGTTTGGTCCTGCAACTTCTTCGCAATCAAATTATCAATTCATTGATGGGCATGCAAGTAGTTCATCTTCTGTTTCATTTACATACGTCTTTATAGCAACTAAAAAAGGAAATGTAAATATTGGTCCTGCTCATATTTTTGTGAATGATCAGGAACTTGCATCAACGCCAGTAAAAATTTTAGCTACTACAGGTTCTCATAGTGCTACAAATGGTGGATATTATGATTCACGTACAGACTCTCGTGCTGCTGCAGCAAAGATTACAGCTAACGATTTGTTTATCAAGGTAAGTGCTAATAAGACTACTGTTTATGAACAGGAGCCTGTTTTACTGACATACAAGGTCTACACAACAAAGAACTTACGCCAACTTATTGGTAAGATGCCCGACTTGGTTGGTTTTCATGTGCAAGAAGTTGACTTGCCACAACAAAAAACTTTCCATAAAGAGCGTATTGGTAAGCGTTTATATAATTGTGTTACATGGAGCCAGTATGTAATGTATCCACAAATGACAGGTACTTTACAGGTTCCACCATTGACTTTTCATGGTATCATACAAGAATCTAATGGCTTTAATCCATTTGAAGCTTTTGGCATTGATGGTGGTAGTACAAATTTTAAGAAAGACATTGTAGCACCAGGATTAGCTGTTAAGGTTTTACCTTTACCTAATCGTCCTACGGATTTTTCTGGTGGTGTTGGTCATTTTAATCTTTCTGCACAATTAAATAAAAAAGAAGTAAAGGCTGGTAATCCTATTACGATTCGTGTTGTTGTTAGTGGAGTAGGAAATCTGAAGTTGATAAAGAAACCTATCATTCAGATTCCTAAGGGCTTTGAGTCATTTGATATTAAAACAACTGATAAGACCCAGTTGACAACAAAGGGTGCAGAGGGTAACATGGTTTATGATCAGGTCGTTATTCCTCATCAGGAAGGACTTGTAGCCATACCTCCAGTAAAGTTCTGCTACTATGACTTAGCGCAGAAGAAATATGTAACACTGCAGACAGAACCGATGGAGTTAAAAGTATCAAGAGGTGACGGCTCTTCAAAAGATATTCTTTCTGTTGATTTACCAAATGAAGACATTTTACCATTGAAGATAGGCGACAGTTCACTTGATAAAGTTGGCAACTTCTTCTTTGGTTCTGTGACATACTATATAATTCTTCTTTTACTATTGGGAGTAGGGGGTGCATTATCATTCTACTATCGTGATCGCTTTGCGCATCGTGTGGATATGGTATTAAAACGTGGAAAAAATGCCAATCGTGTTGCTTCCAGTCGTTTACATGCTGCAGAACTTTTAATGCTGAAGAATAAAAATCTCGATTTCTATGATGAGGTTTTGAAGACATTATGGGGTTATGCAAGTGATAAGCTCAACCTGCCTGTAGAGTCATTATCACGTGATAATATTAGAGAGCAGTTTAGTAAAATCAATGTTCCATTCGAAGTGATTGATAACTACATTTCTGCTATTGACGAATGTGAATATGAGCGCTATGCTCCTGGTGACGAGAAAGGTAATATGAAACGAACACTTGATGCAGCAATGAAAGCTATAGCAGATATGGAAGAGACTGTAAAGAAATTGAAGCCTTCAAGCAAGAAGACTTTCAGCTTCTTCTTCCTTATCATATGCATGTCTATTTTCTCTTTGCAGTTGTCAGCACAAACAAAGGCTGATGTTGACAAGCTATATCAAAAAGGGAATTACATGCAAGCCGTTAAAGGTTATGAGAAACTATTAAAGCAGGGCGAATCTGCTGCTTTATATTATAATCTTGGCAATAGCTACTATCGCCTTGATAACATCCCACATGCCGTGTTATCATATGAGCGTGCACAGCGTCTTGCTCCAAGCGATGAGGATATTCGTTTCAACCTTCAGTTGGCACAATCAAAGACAATTGACAATTTGACGCCAGAGCCAGAAATGTTTTTTATAACATGGTATAAGGCATTAGTTAATTATCTTAGTGTTGACATGTGGGCAATTCTCAGTCTTGTTTGTCTATTTATTTCGATTTTAGCGCTTGTTGTTTACTTGTTTGTTGACATTGAGTTCCTTAGGAAGTTGTCAAAGGTAGTATTGCCTGTCTTTTTCTTCCTTTTCATTATTAACACATTCTTTGCCATACAACAGGTTTATTTGTTAGACTCAGAATCACATGGTATTATCATGACACCATCAGCCGTTGTAAGAAAGACGCCTGATCAGAAGTCTGCTGAAGCATTTATCCTTCATGAAGGTTCAAAAGTCAGAATTACCGATAATAGTATGAGCCAGTGGACGGAAATCAAGTTGAGTGATGGTCGTCAAGGTTGGATTAAGGCTGAGAATGTAGAAGCTATATAA
- a CDS encoding tetratricopeptide repeat protein codes for MVKRLYIIICMLLVFVGSNAQTANQLIREGNKLFSSKNYAQAEILYHKAIDKDGSNAIANYNLGRCLQAQKKNEEAKKLYDNAAKLEKDPVRLSSSYNNLGTIFQDEQNYEKAIEAYKSALRSNPNHKNARYNLELCKRKLKQQQNQQSSDKNKSDKDKEKKKKQPQNQNQNKNNQKNNQKNKQPKDNQGMSKDNAEQLLNAVKQQEKETQERLSKVMRQPSDKKLDKNW; via the coding sequence ATGGTAAAACGACTTTATATCATAATATGTATGTTGTTAGTGTTTGTCGGGAGTAATGCACAAACAGCTAATCAACTCATAAGAGAGGGAAATAAGCTTTTCTCTTCAAAAAACTATGCACAGGCGGAAATTCTTTATCATAAAGCTATTGATAAAGATGGTAGCAATGCGATTGCTAATTATAATTTGGGTAGATGCCTACAAGCACAAAAAAAGAATGAGGAAGCAAAGAAATTGTATGATAATGCTGCAAAGTTAGAAAAAGACCCAGTTCGTCTCTCAAGCAGTTATAATAATCTTGGTACAATCTTTCAAGATGAGCAAAATTATGAAAAGGCTATAGAGGCTTATAAGAGTGCTTTACGTAGTAATCCAAATCATAAGAATGCTCGCTATAACCTTGAGTTATGTAAACGTAAATTGAAACAGCAACAAAATCAGCAATCATCTGATAAAAATAAATCTGATAAGGATAAAGAAAAGAAAAAGAAGCAACCTCAAAATCAGAATCAAAATAAAAACAATCAAAAAAATAATCAGAAGAATAAACAACCGAAAGACAACCAAGGCATGAGCAAAGATAATGCTGAGCAACTTCTCAATGCTGTTAAACAGCAAGAGAAAGAAACTCAAGAGCGTCTATCAAAGGTTATGCGCCAACCTTCTGATAAAAAACTTGATAAAAACTGGTAA
- a CDS encoding VWA domain-containing protein, whose protein sequence is MFRFDNPIYLWLLLLIPLSVIIYLYSIRKHKQRLAKFGNPLLIHQLSPMTSKRRGWIKFVLVELVLLLLILIIARPQVGSRIATNKEREGIETIIALDISNSMLAEDVAPSRLEKSKLLVENLMNKFSEDKIGLIVFAGDAFVQLPITSDYVSAKMFLDNINPSLIGTQGTDIGKALQLSMNSFTPNSKVGKAIILITDGEDNEGGAEEMAKQAQSKGIRVFILGVGSTEGATIPMPDGSELKTSNGEVVKTRLNEEMCKQIATAGHGVYLHVTNSSMADAVLGRELNKLQKGKINNVVYSDFDEQFQALALLVVILLIIDVLLLERKRRW, encoded by the coding sequence ATGTTTAGATTTGATAATCCCATATATCTGTGGTTATTATTACTGATACCCTTATCAGTAATCATCTACTTGTACTCCATTCGTAAGCATAAGCAACGATTGGCGAAGTTTGGGAATCCATTACTTATACACCAGCTTTCTCCTATGACAAGTAAGAGAAGAGGTTGGATTAAATTTGTGTTGGTAGAACTGGTATTATTACTCCTTATACTTATTATCGCTCGTCCTCAGGTTGGAAGTAGAATTGCTACAAACAAGGAGCGTGAAGGCATAGAAACCATAATTGCACTTGATATTAGTAATTCAATGCTGGCAGAAGACGTTGCTCCTTCACGTTTAGAGAAGAGCAAATTGCTTGTTGAAAATTTGATGAATAAGTTTAGTGAAGACAAAATAGGATTGATTGTCTTTGCGGGAGATGCTTTTGTTCAATTACCTATAACAAGTGATTATGTTTCAGCTAAAATGTTTTTAGATAATATCAATCCTTCTTTAATTGGTACACAAGGAACAGATATTGGCAAGGCACTTCAACTTTCTATGAATAGTTTTACACCTAACTCTAAGGTCGGGAAGGCTATTATCTTAATTACGGATGGTGAAGATAATGAAGGTGGTGCTGAAGAAATGGCAAAACAGGCACAAAGCAAGGGGATAAGAGTTTTTATTTTAGGTGTTGGCTCTACAGAGGGTGCAACAATTCCAATGCCTGATGGCAGTGAATTGAAAACATCTAACGGTGAAGTTGTGAAGACTCGTCTTAACGAAGAAATGTGTAAACAGATTGCAACTGCAGGACATGGTGTTTATCTACATGTTACAAATAGCAGTATGGCTGACGCTGTCTTAGGCAGAGAACTTAATAAATTGCAGAAAGGTAAAATTAACAATGTTGTTTACAGCGACTTTGATGAACAATTTCAGGCATTAGCATTGCTTGTTGTCATTCTGCTAATTATAGATGTCTTATTACTTGAAAGAAAAAGACGTTGGTAA
- a CDS encoding vWA domain-containing protein, whose protein sequence is MEFANSGYLLLLLLLIPYLLWYFFRGKGKEPTMRMSDTFAYQHAPKSWKVKLIHLPMALRCIVYALVVIVLARPQTYNAWDNKDTEGIDIMLTMDISASMLTEDVFPNRMEVAKEVASEFISSRPSDNIGLTIFAGEAFTQCPMTLDHAALLNLLHNVRTDLVTNGLMQDGTAIGLGLANSVSRLKDSKAKSKVVILLTDGSNNVGSISPMTAATIAKKFGIRVYTIGLGRETGEDIGAIDYKTLQDIAVLTNGEFYRAQSQAELSKIYQDIDKLEKTKMNIKSYDHLHDAYMPFAWLALLLFCFELILRWTVFKRLP, encoded by the coding sequence ATGGAATTTGCCAATAGTGGATATCTCCTTTTACTGCTCTTGTTGATACCGTATCTATTATGGTATTTCTTTCGTGGTAAAGGTAAAGAACCAACCATGAGGATGAGCGATACATTTGCTTATCAGCATGCTCCCAAAAGTTGGAAGGTGAAATTGATTCATCTCCCTATGGCTTTGCGTTGTATAGTTTACGCATTAGTAGTCATTGTTTTGGCACGTCCACAAACTTATAATGCCTGGGATAATAAAGATACTGAGGGTATTGACATCATGTTGACAATGGACATTTCTGCAAGTATGTTAACAGAAGATGTTTTTCCCAATCGTATGGAAGTTGCAAAGGAAGTTGCTTCTGAATTTATCAGTAGTCGTCCAAGTGACAATATAGGACTTACTATCTTTGCAGGTGAAGCTTTTACACAGTGCCCAATGACGCTTGATCATGCAGCCCTGTTGAATCTTCTTCATAATGTTCGTACGGATTTAGTCACAAATGGATTAATGCAAGATGGTACCGCTATCGGTCTGGGATTAGCAAACTCTGTTAGTCGCTTAAAAGATTCTAAAGCTAAGAGTAAGGTTGTTATTCTGTTAACCGATGGTAGTAATAATGTTGGTTCTATTTCTCCAATGACAGCTGCTACCATAGCAAAGAAATTTGGTATCAGAGTTTATACAATCGGCTTAGGTAGAGAGACAGGGGAAGATATTGGTGCCATCGATTATAAGACATTGCAAGATATTGCAGTATTAACGAATGGTGAATTCTATAGAGCACAAAGCCAGGCTGAGTTATCAAAAATCTACCAAGATATTGATAAACTTGAAAAGACAAAGATGAATATTAAGTCGTATGACCATCTACATGATGCTTACATGCCTTTTGCTTGGTTGGCTTTATTGCTCTTTTGCTTTGAGTTAATTCTTCGTTGGACAGTCTTCAAACGATTGCCATAA